Part of the Ammospiza caudacuta isolate bAmmCau1 chromosome 3, bAmmCau1.pri, whole genome shotgun sequence genome, GGCCAATCTGAAAAAGCATACTTTGCAAACCATCAAAATATTCATACGTTTTGGATATGCCCAACTCTCCAAAGCCCCTTTTAGGCAGGGATTTGTTGGAGCAGCTGGAAGCAAAGATCACATTTGAAGATGGGGAGATTATTTTGGAGGCAAAGAATCAACAATATGTAGACATACTAAGCTTAATTTTAACAATTAGTGAAACTGAAATTGAAAATAAGGATGAAATTAACAAGAAAATAATGCATCTGGAGTTTCCTGGGGTATGGGCCTCTAACATGCCAAGGAGGGCAGAGAATGCACCTCCTTGTGCAAGCTAAGGAAAACAACCACTTAGGGTCAGGGAGTAAAAGCCTTCTTCTGCATCCAGTGGTGGCAAACCTATACACCTTGCTAACATGTTTGACACCTGAACTAACCTGGTTTACCATTTTAGATCTGAAATATGCCTCcttttgcctccctatccatgaagccagccagaaaatttttgcattcaaatgGAAAAGCCCTAAAAGCGAGTGCAAAACCCAGTTCACATGGACAGTGTTGCCTCAAGGCCCTCAAGGCTTCAAAAATTCCCCCACTCTGTTTGGGGAAAAACTAGCAAAAGATCTAGAGTCCTGGGAAGCTCCACAGGAAGAAGGAAGGCTATTGCAGTATGTGGATGATCTTCTAGTGGCCACTCAGATGAGGGAAGCATGTGTGGCCTGGACAGTAAggcttttgaatttcctaggactccaaggaTACAGAGGatcaaagaaaaaggcacaggtTGTGGAACAGAAAGTTATCTACCTGGGGTACGAGGTGAGTGCTGAGCAACGGACTCTAGGGCAGGCTTGCAAGGAAGCCATAAGCCAAACCCCGAAACCCCAGGCAATAAAGGAACTCCGAACCTTCTTAGGCATGGCAGGGTGGTGCCGGCTCtgggtttataattatggactgCCCATCAGACCTCTCCatgctcttattgccaatggaaacagagatctccagtggacaaaGGAAGCCACATGAGCCTTTTACCAGCTAAAAAGTGCCCCCatgtcagctccagctttgggacttccagatgtaagtaaaccattctttcttttttcccatgAGAAACAGGGACTTGCTCTGGCAATATTGGCTCAGCACTTGGGTCCACATGGAAGGGCAGTTGCTTACTTTTCCaagcaactagatgcaacagccaaaggatggccaAGTttcctcagagctgtagcagcagttgtgctgaatattcaagaggcatgcaagtttaccctgggacagaaaatgactgtgctagtgtcccGCACAGTGTCCGCAGTACTGGAAGTAAAGGCGGCCACTGGCTTTCACCACAGAGATTCCTGAAACAGAAGGCCATCATGGTAGAGCAAGATGATGTAGAGATAGTGGTGATTaatattgtcaacccagcttcttttctcagtggaaatcAAGGAGAAGCAGTACACCACAATTGCCTGGAGACTACTGAAGCTACCTACTCCAGCCGCCCAGAGTTAAAGGACACTCCTTGGGACAGtgcagagacctggttcactgacGGGAGTAGCTACGTTGCCAGTGGAAAGTGGCATGCTGGATATGCACTCActacctgcagagaggtaataGAATCCAGACCCTTACCAACAGGCACCTCTGCGCAGAAGGCCAAGATAATTGCACTGACCTGAGCCTTGGAAATggcaaaaggaaagagaataaaCATCTATACAGACTTGAGGTATGCATTTGGAGTTGTGCAGACTCATGGAGCCGTCTGGAGagagaggggactgctgacctcacaaGGAAAGAACATCAAACATGTGCAAGAGATAATCCAGCTGCTGAAACCAGTTCAGCTGCCTGAAAGGTAGCAATTATGCATATTAAGGCACACCAGAGAATGAGCTTAGAATTGGAGGTAGGAAATGAGGTGGCAGATAGTCAAAGGAAGCAGCGAGAGGTGAGGTAATTATTGAAGGAGGTCTAAATCCAGATGGACAAATTTCCCTTGAAGGTAAGCCAGAATATAATAAGAAAGGCAAAAAACTAATCAAAGATCAAAAAGGGACATGCAACCAAAAGGGGTGGGCTACGATTGAAAGGAAGCTGGTAATCCCTTCCTGTTTGTTGTGGTCACTAGTAAGGGAGGAGCACCAGAAAACACTTTGGGGAGTAGAAGCCCTGAACACCTATTTGATTGAAAGAATTGTTGCCAGGAATTTATGTGCCACTATTGCTCAAGTGACCTGACAGTTAGATCtttgcctccagactaaccccaagAACACCCCAAGACCAAAACTTGCTCAGATTGGGAGGGGCCATGGACCTGGACAGCAGTGGCATATGgacttttcagaactcccaaggaaagcGGGGTATTGGTATTTATTAGTATTGACAGATACATTTTCATGGTGGCCAGAagcattccccaccagaactaTCAAGGCTCAAGAGGTGACCAGGGTATTattacaagaaataataccacacacttcagagttccagccacaaTATCCTCAGATAGAggatcacatttcatttcctggatagtgcaacagattagtagccacctgggcacagattGGGAACTTCATACTCCATACCATCCCCAATCGAGCAGCCATGTGGAGAAAATGAATCATTTTAATCTACCCTGGCCCCAAGCTCTTCCACTGGCACTGATATGAATTTGAACTAAAACTAGAGTCAAAGAAAGACTGAGTGTCCCTTTGAAATGCTTTATGGAATTCCAGATGGAATACAAAAGGGGATGTCCACCCACACTGGGGAGGTAACATTAGCCAACTATATGTTGCCTTAAGTAAACAGCTCAGAGAAATTGAAAAATGTGTGGCTGGAACTTGGAGCAGGGAGCTAGATGGACCAGTACATAAAATgcagcctggggatgatgtctatgttaagtctcttacagagaagacttTGGTACCACAGTGGGAAGGACCATTCCAGGTGCTTCCCACCACCTTCACCGCAGTCAAGATTGAGGAGCAGAATGCCTAGATCCACCACTCTCAAGTGAAGAATGCCCCAGAAGCCCCTTGGAAAGTTACATCAGGAGACAATGAACTAAGACTATAACTTACTTgggcaaaatgagtatattgcggCCGGGGGTAATGTAATTTCATTTACAGAATTGTTTTGTGTATAATTGTAATTGGAGTTTGGGATTAGAGAGTACTTCTATCTAAAGCGATGCTGAATGGCCTTGGTCCCAGGCTTTTAATCAGTCTACTGGATCCATGGCAgaaccttctgagataaaagatttaaacctATCCACTGTAGTAATCCTTGGGAATCAGATATATGAGGAGCAGGAGTGGCAGGAACGGGAACTGTGGACACTTCAAGGgatcagaggagaagaaatcaggGCAGGATGCCGGGTGGTCCGTGGGACCACTCATGAGAGACCAAATCAAATTAGTGTTTCAGCCTCTCCTGTATACAGGCACCGGGAGGTTTGGGATAGCCCAAGTAAATCAGACTGTTTGTGTAATTTCACATTAatacagcctgtagaagtgaTTTGTCCTTGGGCTCATGATGCTATCGGGCTCTCATTTAAGTTTAAAATAGATGCCATACCTTTTGCAACGGCAAGACCTCATACAACCTAAAGTATATGAAATAGGCCCATACGTTGTGAGGAATATGGGTCAACAGCAACTGTTATTCAATCCAGAGTGGTCTCTCAAATGTCTTGAATCGCCaatgcaaattaacatctcaGAAATCCAACTAgcctgctcctctttcctaaGGACATCCTTTGAGGGCCGGACAACGTAGTTCCAGAGACAAGTACACCTCAGGAGCAGAGTAAGAAGGGACCTAACTGGGATAATAGGGACAGGATTgggagttttaaatggaattgattcagaaacACTGATgaataaactggccactgcagcaggtggTCTAGCAAAATTGAAGCAGCTTTTACAGTCATCTCTATTGGCGTTAGGAACTAGCCAGTggcagatttcaaaagtactgccaaagtgGGAAAAGGCCagggaccaagaccacaagttaATAGTAGAAGCCCCTAGTATAGTTcaagataatgtgtctttagctttcagttgtgTACAAGCACAGTTATGGATGTAGGCAACAGATCTCTGATTGTACAGGAAAGGGGTGAAGGtgattttccagctgaaattagAAAGATTATCTGGGGTAATGTGattgattttgaaaataattcctGGTGGACTATGATAAATTTTACCTATGATCCTGCTTCTAATGTGGCCACTGCCTTTATGCTTACTATACGTAAGgccactgtttatgttatccACCCCATCACTGCACTAggattaaataattaaaaaatggtACTCCACCCCTCAGAACATAGGGTGTGGGCACAAAAGGTGAATGAAAAGTGGCAAACAGTAAACTTAGAATCTTGTGCTGCTAGGGAACAACTAggattcatttgtgaaagcaatactattaTTGCTCAAGATGTGAATGTTGACAATGAACAAAGTATTTGCCATTTCGAGATTCATCCAGTTATCTTGACTTCACCTGAAAAAGACAGGTGAAAACTGCCTTCAACAAGCCTACCCCATGGCATTTGAGGATCCTTTACCATTTCCCCCCCCCACCAAACACTATCAAAGTGTGATTGAAAAGGGCAAAAATTTTACTGCAAATTTGTACAGTTTGTAGATGATTTGTTAATTAACAAGTTGAGATAAGAAAGTTCTTTCCCTTCCTGTGGTGACCCTCAGGCAAACCAGCACAGCAAGCTGCAGTTTGTGTCTCTGCAGCTGGCTCTTTGATTGCTCCTTCCCTCCATTGCCACGCTTATACAGCCCTCTCATCTTCCACAactcctccctttccctgcccttgtCTCCTCCCAGATATGGAGCCAAGCCCAGGCATCATTTCCCCCTGGCTCACAGGCTGGCCGTGCCTGTGAACAGCCTTGGTGTTGCAGGTGTTGTTGGCCCGCTCACCTTGGCCTTCCACGGCATTCCTGGTGCACTTTCCTAGGGTTCCTGCCAGGTTCCTCTCCCCAGAATGACCCCAGCTCTTCCTCTGAGTATCTGTGAAGTGTGACCACCTGGCACCTCAATCCCCTCAATTTGCTGCCTGTGAAATCTGGCTCTGCCTTAGGGCACTGGCACTCCAGTCAGGAGCCAGGAGTTTCCCTTGTCATGCTTGGGAGTTTCCCAGATGTGTTCCCTTAGCCCAGGCTCTCACCAGGCCCTAAATTAGCAGCCCATGTGCATTGCAGCACCACCGCCAAGGTATCTGCTTTTTTCCTATCCTCTTCCAAGGCTTGAGGTAGCAGGTTCCTCCAGGCCGTGGTGGCTCAGAGCACTGTCCTCTCTGGCCAGGCACTTTGGAGCTCTTTGGAGCCACTGTGCCACCAGGCTTGTTGTGCAGGTGCTGAGCATGGCACTTCTTGTCTTACCCAGGAGTTGGAATTGCACTGAAAAGATGGTTCCCTGTGACCAAAGGTAATTTTATTTCAACAACTAAATCAACTccagtgtgagtgtgtgtgcacGCAGGAGAGGAGTGTGGTCAGGACAGAGCAGGATTTTGACCCTGAGGCTGCCTTTGCATCAGCGGGCATTGCCCCAGCAGGAAATGGTTGTGGTGcactgcagcctgctctggATCCTGCCTTCTTCTGCTGTTCAAGGAGCACTTTTAACTGCGTTTAGCTGCATATTGTAATCAATCCAGTTATAGAAGTGCTGAACGGAGGTGTAGACTCCAGGCTGCTTTGGTCTGGCACAGCCTTTTCCCCAGCTGGTGATTCCAATGACCCACCAGTAGGCAGCGTTATTGTCCTGGCACATGAGAGGACCACCGCTGtcaccctgcagcagagcacagaggattAAGATCATGTTGGTGGCacctgccagcactggggctgtctccttctctctcacagcccctgccagagcTCTATTCTGGGCAGAGAAAAGCTCTGCTCAGAGGCTGGAGCCTCCAGAAGCTTGGCTGTGAATGGCATGTGTTCATGTAGGGTAGGGCTCTCTCTGGCCTCTCTGCACAGGACTCCTGGATGTGCAGAGGATGGAACTTTGCCACCTGGACCTCTTCACTGCTAAGAGCACTAGCTGGGCTTTCTGTCACAAGGGGAGGCCTGGGCAGACAGGTGTGGATGGGCAGTGTGTGGGAAGCCCCCACAGCAGtcagggggagctggggctgggagggtgaCTGAGTGGCCGGGCAAAGCAGGCCCTGGGCTGTGTTGGGGTGGtgcttccctggctgctggtgctgctgggggctgagTGGCTCATGGCGTGCTCCTACCTTGCAGGAATCAATGGTGCCCTCTGGGTAACCAGCACACAAGTTGTAGGAATAGACTTCTCCTGAGTACCAGTCACTGCTGTTGCAGAGCTGGAGATCAATGAGCTGGACCTTGGCCTGCTGAAGGTGAGCAGGTTGATCTACACCTGTGAGCAGAGAAAGGAATaagcccccagcagctccatgctCGTTCTTCTTCTCTGTCAGGCAAATCCCTTCCCCTAGGGGCACCCCTTCTCTGCAGGGATTTATGTtctgcagcctggctttggcCTCTGCTGTGGGGAAGCCCAAAACCTATCTCCAGTGTGCTGAGTGGGCCCAGAAGTCACTCTTGGAACTCACTTCTTGCAGTAGTGGCCCCCCAGCCAGCAACCCAGCAGTTTCTCAGCTCTGAGACTCTTAGGGTGGGTTCAGCCAGACAGGCCAGCTGGACGTAGGCGCTGCACAGGACAGGACGTTCCAATTGAATCAGCGCAATGTCGTAGCTCATGTCTTTACGCTTGTAGTCGCGGTGCATCACCACCTTCTTGACACTGCGCACTTGTGCCCCAGGGCCTAGCTGATACAAGTTGGTGGCCCCAATCACCACATACAGCAGGCTGAAGTTACTGGAAtggagatggagagagagatgagagcgagtcacagcagcccagcagttgCTAGACCTCGGCTTGGAAAGGCACAGAGGGAGCAACGCTCTGTTAGGTGTGAGTGCCCTCGCACACCTTAGGCTGGGGGAATGTCAAGCTGCAGTCTGCTAGGAAGCTGCACGAGCCCAGGCTTCTCCTGAGCACTgtggcagcctggctgcctgaGAGGAAAGGGGATGGGAGTAGcaggtggtgctgctggcagggcacctGCTGGTGTTGTGGAgatgtccccattccctgccccttctTACTCAAATTTATCGAAGCAGTGGGCTGCTGTGAGAACCCAATCTCCAGTGATGAGGGAACCTCCACACCAATGTTTTGTGCCTGGTACCCATGGGTGCTGGATGCTGACGAGCCAGGGCCATTCTGCTACTGCGGAACCAGCACCACCCACGATGCGTGTCATGCCGTAGTCATAAGCCACATTGCCGTAGGAATAAGCCACAGGTCGGTAcccacagctccctctgcaAGCAGAAAGTCATTTCCATGCTGCTTCATGGCCTGCTGTGGCTCAGGCTGAAGCTCAGccctctgccctccccacaAGGCCTTGCACGCACAGCAGGCCAGGGAAGGCCATGGCGTGTGTGTCTGTCCGTGCCAGCACCTGGCTGCTGGCAACGAACTGAGGCTTCCCATGGTGGGTGGGAAGCTGCGGCCTGGCCATGGGGGACAGGTGGGTCCCCTCCAGGGAAGGCCGCAAGTGTCGCCATGGCTCCTTCCCTGGGCCTGGGCCCACTTACCCGCAGGTGtactggctctgtgccagcccgGCCACGGTCAGCAGGACGAAGAGGCCGAGCCAATTCATGTCTGCCAGAGGCACGAGTCAGCTGCAAGCACTGAGAGCTCCGTGCAGCAGCGCAGTCACAGCcgcactgcccacagcagctgtgctgcccgTGGTGCCCTTGGTCCTGGCGCTGATGTCACAGACGGGTGGGTTCCATGTTCTGGGCACTGTGGCCTATGGCGTGGGCCCCACTGGGTTCAGAGCTGCATCAAATCAGTgagccatggaatggtttgtgcTGGAAAGGAGTTTAGAAATGATCTCCCTCTGATCCCTTGCCTTGGGCATGGAGGAATGGCTTGCATTGAAGAAAGCTGCTCAGATCCTGGCTCAGAAGCTGTCCTTGAACACTTTGAGATATGAGATGTTGAAGTACTAAATCCTGATCAACAGGCCCTGACCGAGGCAGGAGCAACACCCCTTGAGCAAAAGTTGGTCTCTAGACTGACCTTCTAGCCAAATGTTATCTATATCTGCTCACTGGCAAAAcatggattttcttttccctatttaGAAGCTGGACAAGGCAACATCTGGCCTCCTTTTGGGGTGTAAGATCACAGACAattcccttggttcctcctGAAGCCCTCCAAGGCCTTGGGAGCATCCCaataggaaaacaaaaccagatgtTCCTGCTCTAGAAGTTATGGTAGCTTGTTTATTCAACAGTATGAAAAGAGGGCCCTCTCCCAGTCAGACCTCATTGCCTGTTGGGGAAGGCATCTGCAGAATTTCCTACTTGCAAGGAGTGGTTCCCCTGTATTTTGACAGTGGCTTCCCCCAGCTGAATGGTTAGACCTGGATGATGGTAAAGTATTAGGGAAATTTGTGATGTGTCTTTCTTCATCACTGTAGGCAGTCTTTTATAGTAATGAATAGATGCGTTGCTTAGCTTACCTGAAATAaacaagggccaggagacttcctctcctgtttaatgcctttattaaaagtgatcagctcaggattgggcggctcggcggggctgcagtCTCCCGTTGTCTCTCCCAaggcgactcagaggaggaggatatgcgcagctctgtccaccaggggcagagctaGGCGAATTCGGGCCacgtgggagcctttagggaTGTCCCCGTCAGATGTTAGTTCGGTCCGGCTCTCCAGACCTCCCAGTCCTGGCCCGGGGGATCTCGAGAACAGGGTGAGGAACGACGAAGGTTTCCcgcatctctgcaggcccagcgccctgctcctcacatccagacatcactccagtctctcaactcttatttggctcgttgtttttggggttttctccgtGCAGTGGGGGACCCATGCTGCATTGTGGTcttggagtcactttgcataacccccccccTACCTTCTCAGGTGTCTTCACTATGAGAAAGGTACAACTTAGCCTCGGGAAGGTCCCCACCCGTTACAGtctcaggagaagggccattaactcgccccagccagggcttttactaatacaaaaacaaccatcaacgacaacgacccgtgattacaataacaaacaCGCAGAACTTCGGCAGCGACAGtgatctggctgcctttttgtaaccttttctcacaaaaaaatattgaccgaatttttgttcataacagtttcccctctttttctttgatcGAGCTTAAATTTTAAGCTCGCATCAATTCCcgatttttgttttgaatctaCTATAAATCTCTTGTGCACTTTGGTAATCATGGTTACTTAACCTTGTTACTTTCCTTGGTTTCTTCAGGTTTGTCTTCACGGCAAACACTATTTTACTGAAACAGATAAATAAGCATAGTAAAAATAGCAATCCTCCAAGTACACACACAGCGAGAAAAACTACCTTTTCCCACACATCCTTTTTGAAAATCTCCAGGTTCTCCCACCCACTGGGATCAAGTGTAGGAGTTTGATCTTCATTATTTACACATGCTAACCTTTTTATTTCGTTTGAAATGTTCTTAATAattgaattctttatttttaatactgcctGGAGCCGGATAACTTTGTTTAACAAGGATATTGGGGTCCGAATTTGGCTTTTACAATTTTGGATTCTCTCCATTTCTATTTCACTGTGCCtgttctgtttaatttctcccaaattaTTATATATAGGAACTCCCAAACTTGATCCAGTTTCTTTGGGTAAtaagaaaattggttttatcaCTCTAGCGGTGCAGCTGCCAGACAAGATCAAATCTAGGGGTTTAAGGCTCCCCTGAAATGCGTTCCAAAAGGAGTTGATCTCTTTTCCAGTATACTCATATAGATACTTGtaacaaacaatttttcttaccattttcaccatttctttgcttttcactaGATCTGCTGAGCTTGTTTCAGCAGCATCCCATTCAAAGCACAACCAGGCTTCCCCTGTAGGGCACTCTCCTAGGAGTGGCTGCCTAAAAGTAGCAGTATTGTATACTATCCAATAcactctcttattttttttgATAAAAGACCAATTGGAAGAGGTTAACACAATCAGGGTTAGAACTGATGTCGACTCTCGACAAGGAGCTCACTTCCTCCTCATAGAGGGGTTGATAGCATTCATTGCGcggctcagctgggctccccTGAGCACCACCAGCAATCAGAGCCATCAGTACTACCCTTCCCAAGAGTCCGGTATGGGTCATCTCgcacagcctgcccacccgGCCTTGCCTCTTGGGGAATTTTACTAAGGAAAAGCTTCCGAGCTCTTTAGAGTCCCTTTTACCCGCTTCTCTGGTTAAACCTCTCTTGGTCTGTTCCCTGCCAATTTTGGTTTCCCCTCCCAGGGGAGTGTTCCGTAGAGGATTAACCTGGagtctttagaaataaattggGGAACTTAACTAGAATTACTTATTTACAGTCTTAAACTTTTTACCAACATAGTTTACACAGAACagtcttaaaacattttaagcaaTATTAGAACTCTtaacaaacaattttttcccacaCAGTTCAGTCTTTTTGACTCTTCCTTCTGAGAGTCAACTTTAAATCCTTTGGTCCTTTTACCACAGTGTACTCAGGTGATTTAGCTTGTGAAGCAGATGAATCTCGTCCAGCGCCGGGGGGCGAGAGTGGTGTGGACTCTGGTCCAATGCCAGAGGGGGAAGCTGATGTTGGATCCAGTCCTGTACCTGGGGGTGAGACTGGCCCTTTTATTCTTGTGATATGAGTCCAACCTTTTTCTTTGGTCCGCACAGCTGAATTTGTGatcaggagcacctggaagggGCCTTCAAATTTAGGCATTAATGTTCCCGTAGTCCATGATTTTATCAAAACCCAATCTCCTGGACTAATGTTGTGAACTTTTGTGTCGAGAGGGGAAGT contains:
- the LOC131555420 gene encoding acrosin-like — protein: MNWLGLFVLLTVAGLAQSQYTCGGSCGYRPVAYSYGNVAYDYGMTRIVGGAGSAVAEWPWLVSIQHPWVPGTKHWCGGSLITGDWVLTAAHCFDKFDNFSLLYVVIGATNLYQLGPGAQVRSVKKVVMHRDYKRKDMSYDIALIQLERPVLCSAYVQLACLAEPTLRVSELRNCWVAGWGATTARSVDQPAHLQQAKVQLIDLQLCNSSDWYSGEVYSYNLCAGYPEGTIDSCKGDSGGPLMCQDNNAAYWWVIGITSWGKGCARPKQPGVYTSVQHFYNWIDYNMQLNAVKSAP